Within the Agromyces atrinae genome, the region CGTCGTGGAAGAACCGTGCGCTCGGCGCCGATGTCTACGGCCCCGTCCGCGGCTGGGTCGGTGAGGTTCCGGGCACGCTGTCGGCGTCGTTCACCGAGCCGAAGACCGGACTCACCGTCGTCGTCGCACTCGACAACTCGACGGCCGGCCCGGCATTCGTGCAGCAGCTCGCCTTCGCGCTCGCCTCGATCGGTGCGCGCGTCGCTCCCGAGGCCGGCGGGCAGCCGCCGCTCATCGCACTGCCGTGGTCGGTCGATCAGGCGCTCGCCGCGATGCGCGCCCTCGAGGTCTGCGCGCCGCCCGCGGCCTGACGTTTCACGGAATGCTCGCAGCGCGCGAGCGTTATCGTTCAGCATGAGCATTCGCGAGATCCCCATCCAGACCATGGAGGGAACCACGACCTCCCTCTCCGACTACGAGGGCGATGTCATCCTCATCGTGAACGTCGCCTCGCGCTGCGGCCTCGCACCGCAGTACGAGAAGCTCGAAGAGCTGCAGCGCACCTATGGTGAGCGCGGCTTCACGGTCCTCGGGTTCCCGAGCAACCAGTTCCTCCAGGAGCTCTCGTCGAACGACGCCATCAAGGAGTTCTGCTCCACGACGTACGGCGTGACCTTCCCCGTCTTCGACCGCGTCAAGGTCAACGGCCGCAACGCCCACCCGCTCTACACCGAGCTCAAGAAGGCGAAGGACGGCTCGGGTAAGGCCGGCCGCGTGACGTGGAACTTCGAGAAGTTCCTCGTGCTGCCGAACGGCAAGATCAAGCGGTTCCGACCGACGACCGAGCCCGACGCGCCCGAGATCGTCTCCGCGATCGAGGCGGCACTCCCCCGCTAGCCCTACGCGCGGTCGCGGCGCCCGACGAGCGAGCGGATGACGAAGAAGACGACGACCGCGACGACGAGCACGAAGCCGAGCTTCACGACGAAGAGCGCGACGCTGAAGAGCACGTCGACGAGCACCCACGCGATGATGACGGCGATGATCACGCCGATGACGGCCCACACGGTTCTGCTCATACATCGAGGGTAACCGCGCTGCCTGTGTAGGGTTACCGAGGCGCCCGGCGGTGGTGGCCGATCACCCGACCGGGTCACCCAACTCGGTCATTCATTCCGAGGAGCGCCCGCATGGCGACGATCACGCAGCGCGTCGACAACTCGGTGCTCGGGGCACTGCGGTCGCCCCGGCTCCTGACGCGCGAGGTCCTCGCGGGTCTCGTCGTCGCCCTCGCGCTCATCCCCGAGGCGATCTCGTTCTCGATCATCGCGGGCGTCGACCCGCGCGTCGGCCTCTTCTCGTCGTTCATCATGGCCGTCTCGATCGCGTTCCTCGGCGGGCGCCCCGCGATGATCTCGGCGGCGACCGGAGCCGTCGCGCTCGTCATCGCGCCCGTCGCCCGCGATTACGGCATGGACTACTTCATCGCGACCGTGCTGCTCGCGGGCGTCTTCCAGGTGCTGCTCGGGGTGCTCGGTGTCGCGAAGCTCATGCGCTTCATTCCGCGCAGCGTCATGGTCGGCTTCGTCAACGCCCTCGCCATCCTCATCTTCGCGGCGCAGTTCCCGCACCTCATCGGCGTGCCGTGGCTGGTCTATCCGCTCGTGGCGCTCGCCCTCGTCATCCTCATCGGACTCCCCCGCCTCACGCGCGTCGTGCCCGCGCCCCTCGTCGCGATCGTCGTGCTCACGGCGATCACCGTGTTCGGCGCCCTCGCGGTGCCGACGGTCGGCGATCAGGGCGAACTGCCGAGCACGCTGCCCGAGCTCTTCATCCCGAACGTGCCGCTCACGTGGGAGACGTTCACGACGATCGCTCCCTTCGCCCTCGCGATGGCGCTCGTCGGACTCCTCGAATCGCTTATGACCGCGAAGCTCGTCGACGACATCACCGACACGGGCTCGAACAAGACCCGTGAGGCGTGGGGTCAGGGCGTCTCGAACATGATCTCGGGAATCTTCGGCGGCATGGGCGGCTGCGCGATGATCGGCCAGACGATGATCAACGTCAAGGTCTCGGGCGCGCGCACGCGCATCTCGACGTTCCTCGCGGGCGTCTTCCTGCTCATCCTCGTCGTCGTGTTCGGCGACATCGTCGCGCTCATCCCTATGGCCGCGCTCGTCGCCGTCATGGTGATGGTCTCGGTGGGAACCTTCGACTGGCACAGCATCCGGCCGTCGACCCTGAAGCGCATGCCGAAGAGCGAGACGCTCGTCATGGTGGCGACCGTCGCGATCGTCGTCGCGACGCACAACCTCGCCATCGGTGTCATCGCGGGAGTGGTGGTCGCGATGGTGCTCTTCGCCCGTCGGGTCGCGCACTTCGCGACGGTGACGAGGACGGTGGATGACGGCGTCGCGCGCTACATCGTCGACGGCGAGTTGTTCTTCGCGTCGTCGAACGACCTGACGACGCAGTTCGACTACGCGGGCGACCCCGAGCGAGTCGTCATCGACTTCTCGCGATCGCACCTGTGGGATGCGTCGACGATCGCCTCGCTCGACGCCATCACGACGAAGTATGCCCGTCACGGCATCCAGGTCGAGGTCGTCGGCTTGAACGCCTCGAGCACCTCGTTGCGCGAGCGGCTCTCGGGGCGCCTGGGCGGCGAGGGGTAGGTCCCGTTCCGCGCGCTTCAGCGCAGCTTCAGGCTCGAGGCGACACACTGGAGCCGGAGGTACGCATGAGGATTCTGGTTGTCGACGACGAGGCGCGCCTCGCCGATGGCGTGCGACGCGGCCTTGAGGCCGAGGGATTCGCCGTCGATGTCGCCGGAAACGGTGTCGACGGGCTCTGGTTCGCGGAGGAGTACACGTACGACGCGATCATCCTCGACATCATGATGCCGGGCATGAGCGGCTACCGCGTGTGCGAGAAGCTGCGCGCGGCGGGCGATTGGACTCCCGTGCTCATGCTCACGGCGAAGGACGGCGAGTGGGACCAGGTCGAGGCGCTCGACACCGGCGCCGACGATTTCCTCAGCAAGCCCTTCTCTTTCGCCGTGCTCGTCGCTCGCATCCGCGCCCTCGTGCGCCGGGGCTCGCGCGAACGCCCGGTCGCGATCGAGGTCGGTGACCTGCGGCTCGACCCCGCGGCGAAGCGCGTCTCGCGCGGCGACGTCGCGATCGACCTGACATCACGTGAGTTCGCCGTCCTCGAATTCCTCGTACGGAATGCCGGCGCCGTCGTCTCGAAGCGCGATGTGCTCGACAACGTGTGGGACGTCGACTTCGACGGCGACCCGAACATCGTCGAGGTCTACGTGCGGCACCTTCGCAACAAGATCGACCGACCGTTCGGAGTGACCTCGATCGAGACGCTCCGCGGCTCGGGATACCGGCTGGGCGTGGCACGTGCGTAACCGGTCGGTGAGGTTTCGAGCTGCACTCGGTGCGGCACTCGCGGTCGCGGTGATCCTCGTCGTGGGTGCGTTCGGATTCGTCGCGCTGCTTACGGGCGCTCTGCGCGCGAACATCGAGGAGTCGGCGGCGCTCGACGCCGAAGCGGCGGCGACAAGTCTCGAGGGCAGCGGATCGACGACTCTGCCCGACGACGACCGGTTGCTCGTGCTCGTGGATGAGAGCGGTCGTGTCGTCTCGGCGAGCGACGAGGACATCGCACTTCCCGAACCGGTGCCGAATGACGACGTCTTCACCGCGCGGGTCGACGGCGACGAGGTTGTCTTCGCGAGTGAAGACGTCGAGATCGGCGACACCGACTACCGTCTGCTCGCCGGCCGTTCGCTCGATGATGCGAACGAGGCGGTCGCGACGGTAACCGGTCTGCTCGGTGTCGCGGTGCCCCTGATCGTGCTGCTCGTGGGTGCGACGACGTGGATCGTCGTCGGGCGCTCCCTCGCCCCCGTCGAGCGCATCCGCTCCGAGGTCGCGTCGATCGAGGCGTCGGGTCTCGATCGTCGCGTGCCCGTGCCTCCGTCGGGAGATGAGATCGCCCGCCTCGCCGAGACGATGAACGGCATGCTCGCTCGCCTCGAAGGTGCGAGCATCGCGCAGCGCCGCTTCGTCTCGGACGCCTCGCATGAACTCCGCTCACCCCTCGCTTCGATTCGCCAATACGCCGAGGTCGCCTCGCTGCACCCCGACCGCATCGACGCGAGCGAGCTGTCCGCGACGGTGCTCGCCGAGGGTGCGCGGTTGCAGGCGATCATCGAGTCG harbors:
- a CDS encoding glutathione peroxidase, translated to MSIREIPIQTMEGTTTSLSDYEGDVILIVNVASRCGLAPQYEKLEELQRTYGERGFTVLGFPSNQFLQELSSNDAIKEFCSTTYGVTFPVFDRVKVNGRNAHPLYTELKKAKDGSGKAGRVTWNFEKFLVLPNGKIKRFRPTTEPDAPEIVSAIEAALPR
- a CDS encoding sensor histidine kinase, which codes for MRFRAALGAALAVAVILVVGAFGFVALLTGALRANIEESAALDAEAAATSLEGSGSTTLPDDDRLLVLVDESGRVVSASDEDIALPEPVPNDDVFTARVDGDEVVFASEDVEIGDTDYRLLAGRSLDDANEAVATVTGLLGVAVPLIVLLVGATTWIVVGRSLAPVERIRSEVASIEASGLDRRVPVPPSGDEIARLAETMNGMLARLEGASIAQRRFVSDASHELRSPLASIRQYAEVASLHPDRIDASELSATVLAEGARLQAIIESLLILAKLDESAATIDRRPVDLDDILLTECSRLRSSTTLTIDGSGITAARVSGDERLLARVIRNLADNAARHAHSQIAVASTDVDGVVTIVVEDDGSGVPAPERSRVFDRFVRLDESRARDAGGSGLGLAIVADIVRAHGGSVAVDDSALGGARFVVRLPAS
- a CDS encoding SulP family inorganic anion transporter, with amino-acid sequence MATITQRVDNSVLGALRSPRLLTREVLAGLVVALALIPEAISFSIIAGVDPRVGLFSSFIMAVSIAFLGGRPAMISAATGAVALVIAPVARDYGMDYFIATVLLAGVFQVLLGVLGVAKLMRFIPRSVMVGFVNALAILIFAAQFPHLIGVPWLVYPLVALALVILIGLPRLTRVVPAPLVAIVVLTAITVFGALAVPTVGDQGELPSTLPELFIPNVPLTWETFTTIAPFALAMALVGLLESLMTAKLVDDITDTGSNKTREAWGQGVSNMISGIFGGMGGCAMIGQTMINVKVSGARTRISTFLAGVFLLILVVVFGDIVALIPMAALVAVMVMVSVGTFDWHSIRPSTLKRMPKSETLVMVATVAIVVATHNLAIGVIAGVVVAMVLFARRVAHFATVTRTVDDGVARYIVDGELFFASSNDLTTQFDYAGDPERVVIDFSRSHLWDASTIASLDAITTKYARHGIQVEVVGLNASSTSLRERLSGRLGGEG
- a CDS encoding response regulator transcription factor, with amino-acid sequence MRILVVDDEARLADGVRRGLEAEGFAVDVAGNGVDGLWFAEEYTYDAIILDIMMPGMSGYRVCEKLRAAGDWTPVLMLTAKDGEWDQVEALDTGADDFLSKPFSFAVLVARIRALVRRGSRERPVAIEVGDLRLDPAAKRVSRGDVAIDLTSREFAVLEFLVRNAGAVVSKRDVLDNVWDVDFDGDPNIVEVYVRHLRNKIDRPFGVTSIETLRGSGYRLGVARA